In a single window of the Dehalococcoidia bacterium genome:
- a CDS encoding GYD domain-containing protein, whose translation MPIFVMLSTLTDEGAKTIKTNPTRIKEVNAELERSFGVKVLAQYAVLGPYDFVNIVEAPDNATVARASAELASRGSVKIQTLAAIPIDEFIARLRK comes from the coding sequence ATGCCCATCTTCGTGATGCTCAGCACCCTGACGGACGAAGGGGCCAAGACCATCAAGACCAACCCCACCCGCATCAAGGAGGTCAACGCCGAGCTGGAGCGCTCCTTTGGGGTGAAAGTGTTGGCCCAGTATGCCGTTCTGGGCCCCTACGACTTTGTCAACATCGTGGAGGCCCCGGACAACGCCACCGTGGCGCGGGCCTCGGCGGAACTGGCCTCTCGGGGCAGTGTGAAGATTCAGACCCTCGCCGCCATCCCCATAGACGAGTTCATCGCCCGTCTGCGCAAATAA